GGCAAGCAGCGTAACGGCCCGGTCGGCACGGTGCGGCTGCAGTTCCACAGCGCCCACGTGCGCTTCAACGATCTGGCCCCGGAGGGCGTGTGATGCCGGACGAACAGAACAAGGCAGGGGGCGCGGGGCAGCGGCGCCGGCGCCGGCGCCGGGGTGCGCCCCAGCAGGCCCGGCCCGGCCAGGTCACGACCACCACCGCCACGCCGGTGCCCGCCGCCCCCAGCAAGCGCGGCCAGAAGCGCCCGCTGGCCGAGCCCCGAATTGGCGTGGGCTGCATCGTGCTGCGCGGCGACGAGATTCTGCTGGTGCGTGAACGGGGCCGCTGGTCACTGCCCAAGGGCGGCCTGGAAGCCGGCGAACTGGTGCAGGACGGCGCCCGGCGTGAAACCTTCGAGGAAACCGGCCTGGTCGTCGAGCTGCGCGACCTTGCCTTTATCGTGGAATTTCAGGCTGTGACCTGGGGCCACCACCTGCAGTTCTTCTACACGGGGCGTGAAGTGGGCGGCAAGCTGGAGCCGCGTGACCCGGACCGCGACGTGCAGGAGGCCCGCTTCGTGCCCATCCGGCAACTGCGCGAATTT
This DNA window, taken from Deinococcus arcticus, encodes the following:
- a CDS encoding NUDIX domain-containing protein produces the protein MPDEQNKAGGAGQRRRRRRRGAPQQARPGQVTTTTATPVPAAPSKRGQKRPLAEPRIGVGCIVLRGDEILLVRERGRWSLPKGGLEAGELVQDGARRETFEETGLVVELRDLAFIVEFQAVTWGHHLQFFYTGREVGGKLEPRDPDRDVQEARFVPIRQLREFIRFRPRLVALETWLRERRPRHFVFNLDKEPAMLRKRRRVGEPSPGTPPPEAELNGEPDL